A window from Streptomyces sp. NBC_00299 encodes these proteins:
- a CDS encoding SAM-dependent methyltransferase yields MTQVATGEWRGWRAAAEAALYGPGGFYRRPEGPAGHFRTSVHASPLFAVAVARLLCRVDEALGRPGRLDFVDMAAGRGELTAGVLAALPADVAARTRAYAVELADRPEALDHRIEWRSEPPLRIKGLLFANEWLDNVPLEVAEVDSAGVPRLVLVRRDGTERLGEPVAGAEAEWLARWWPLGGAQGARAEVGLPRDGAWAAAVGTLERGLAVAVDYAHTAPARPPFGTLTGFREGRETAPVPDGSCDITAHVALDACATACALPGARLVSQREALHAVGITGARPPLELASTNPTEYVRALATAGEAAELTATAGLGDFGWLLQPVGIPDVLAD; encoded by the coding sequence GTGACACAAGTGGCGACGGGCGAGTGGCGAGGGTGGCGGGCGGCAGCGGAAGCCGCCCTCTACGGGCCGGGCGGCTTCTACCGCCGCCCCGAGGGCCCCGCCGGCCACTTCCGTACCTCCGTCCACGCGTCGCCGCTGTTCGCAGTCGCCGTGGCCCGGCTGCTGTGCCGGGTCGACGAGGCCCTGGGCCGCCCCGGGCGGCTGGACTTCGTCGACATGGCGGCGGGGCGGGGCGAGCTGACCGCCGGCGTGCTGGCCGCCCTGCCCGCCGACGTGGCGGCGCGCACGCGTGCGTACGCCGTCGAGCTCGCCGACCGCCCGGAAGCCCTGGATCACCGGATCGAGTGGCGGTCCGAGCCGCCGCTGCGGATCAAGGGCCTGCTGTTCGCCAACGAGTGGCTGGACAACGTCCCCCTGGAGGTCGCGGAGGTGGACTCCGCGGGCGTACCCCGCCTGGTTCTCGTACGACGGGACGGGACCGAACGTCTCGGGGAGCCGGTCGCCGGTGCGGAGGCGGAGTGGCTCGCGCGCTGGTGGCCGCTCGGGGGCGCACAGGGAGCGCGGGCCGAGGTCGGGCTGCCGCGGGACGGGGCCTGGGCCGCGGCCGTGGGGACCCTGGAGCGGGGGCTCGCGGTCGCCGTGGACTACGCGCACACGGCTCCCGCACGCCCGCCCTTCGGGACGCTCACCGGCTTCCGCGAGGGGCGCGAGACGGCGCCCGTGCCGGACGGTTCCTGCGACATCACGGCGCATGTGGCCCTGGACGCGTGCGCGACGGCGTGCGCGCTGCCCGGTGCACGCCTGGTGTCCCAGCGCGAGGCACTGCACGCCGTGGGCATCACAGGCGCACGCCCCCCGCTCGAACTGGCCTCCACCAACCCCACCGAGTACGTACGCGCCCTCGCGACCGCGGGAGAGGCCGCCGAGCTCACGGCGACGGCCGGACTGGGAGACTTCGGCTGGCTGCTGCAGCCGGTAGGAATTCCGGACGTACTGGCGGACTGA
- a CDS encoding NADH-quinone oxidoreductase subunit D: MTPTTETMVGIGGAAESTDMVLNIGPQHPSTHGVLRLKLVLDGERIVRAEPVIGYMHRGAEKLFEARDYRQIIMLANRHDWLSAFSNELGVVLAVERMLGMEVPERAVWTRTLLAELNRVLNHLMFLGSYPLELGGITPIFYAFTEREELQHVMEEVSGGRMHYMFNRVGGLKEDLPAGWATRARAAVADVRSRMDRFDDLVLGNEIFRGRTRGVGALTPEAVHAYGVSGPIARGSGVDFDLRRDEPYLAYGELGDVLRVVTRDEGDCLARFECLLEQTHVSLDLADACLDRLAELPPGPINQRLPKVLKAPEGHTYAWTENPLGINGYYLVSKGEKTPYRLKLRSASYNNIQALVELLPGTLVADMVAILGSMFFVVGDIDK, translated from the coding sequence ATGACTCCTACGACGGAGACCATGGTCGGTATCGGCGGCGCCGCGGAGAGCACCGACATGGTGCTCAACATCGGCCCCCAGCATCCCTCCACGCACGGCGTGCTGCGCCTCAAGCTCGTGCTCGACGGCGAGCGGATCGTGCGGGCGGAGCCGGTCATCGGGTACATGCACCGGGGCGCGGAGAAGCTCTTCGAGGCCCGCGACTACCGGCAGATCATCATGCTCGCCAACCGCCACGACTGGCTGTCGGCGTTCTCCAACGAGCTGGGCGTCGTCCTCGCCGTGGAGCGCATGCTCGGCATGGAGGTGCCCGAGCGGGCCGTGTGGACCCGGACGCTGCTCGCCGAGCTCAACCGGGTGCTGAACCACCTGATGTTCCTCGGGTCGTATCCGCTGGAGCTGGGCGGGATCACGCCGATCTTCTACGCCTTCACGGAGCGCGAGGAGCTCCAGCATGTGATGGAGGAGGTCTCCGGTGGACGGATGCACTACATGTTCAACCGGGTGGGCGGCCTGAAGGAGGACCTGCCGGCCGGGTGGGCCACGCGTGCGCGTGCCGCTGTCGCCGATGTGCGCTCCCGCATGGACCGCTTCGACGATCTTGTCCTCGGCAACGAGATCTTCCGGGGGCGTACGCGGGGCGTGGGCGCCCTCACGCCGGAGGCCGTGCACGCGTACGGCGTGAGCGGGCCGATCGCGCGCGGGTCGGGCGTGGACTTCGATCTGCGGCGCGACGAGCCCTATCTCGCCTACGGCGAGCTGGGGGACGTGCTGCGGGTGGTGACCCGGGACGAGGGCGACTGCCTCGCTCGTTTCGAGTGCCTGCTGGAGCAGACCCACGTCTCCCTCGACCTCGCCGACGCCTGCCTGGACCGGCTCGCCGAGCTGCCCCCCGGGCCGATCAACCAGCGGCTGCCCAAGGTGCTGAAGGCGCCCGAGGGGCACACGTACGCGTGGACCGAGAACCCGCTCGGCATCAACGGCTACTACCTCGTCAGCAAGGGCGAGAAGACGCCGTACCGGCTGAAGCTGCGTTCCGCCTCGTACAACAACATCCAGGCGCTGGTCGAGCTGCTGCCGGGCACGCTGGTCGCAGACATGGTGGCGATCCTGGGGTCGATGTTCTTCGTGGTGGGGGACATCGACAAGTAG
- a CDS encoding PH domain-containing protein: METGSPENTGTAAEDRSAAEPAWRGLPPGLLRMRRLLLVVWLGLLTIGLGLLLGLLAGPAWAAFAVLPPALMAWGWVMLGRNWRSWRYAERADDLLISRGVLWREETIVPYGRMQLVEVTSGPVERHFGLASVQLHTAAAATDAAIPGLDPAEAERLRDRLTELGEARSAGL; encoded by the coding sequence ATGGAGACGGGGAGCCCGGAGAACACGGGGACTGCGGCAGAAGATCGGTCGGCAGCCGAACCGGCATGGAGGGGGCTGCCACCGGGCCTGCTGCGCATGCGACGACTGCTGCTGGTGGTGTGGCTGGGCCTGCTGACGATCGGCCTGGGCCTGCTGCTCGGGCTGCTCGCAGGACCGGCCTGGGCGGCCTTCGCCGTACTGCCGCCGGCGCTGATGGCGTGGGGCTGGGTGATGCTCGGTCGCAACTGGCGTTCGTGGCGATACGCCGAGCGCGCCGACGACCTGCTGATCAGCCGGGGCGTGCTGTGGCGCGAGGAGACGATCGTGCCGTACGGCCGGATGCAGCTGGTCGAGGTGACGTCCGGCCCGGTGGAACGCCACTTCGGCCTGGCCAGCGTTCAACTGCACACGGCGGCCGCCGCGACCGACGCCGCCATCCCCGGCCTGGACCCGGCGGAGGCGGAACGGCTGCGCGACCGGCTCACCGAACTGGGCGAGGCCCGATCGGCGGGGCTGTGA
- a CDS encoding PH domain-containing protein has translation MTTQGVDDAVRETQPLTERRLHPVTPLRRAWAPIAVLIGWAVHDPDQAQRQLTRLTTTTLLLALAVLVPAAALYGFLTWWFTHFAVTDTELRIRTGLLFRRTAHIRLERIQAIDITQPLLARVAGVSKLKLDVIGTDKKDELAFLGAEEARALRAELLARAAGFAPDTAHEIGEAPSRQLLRVPPKVLAISLVLTGATWGTLAAAIVVPTILWLVTESVWTVLATAIPLIGGAGASSVGRFIAEYDWTVGESPDGLRIDHGLLDRAHETVPPGRVQTVRIVEPLLWRRRGWVRVELDVAGSSNSLLLPVAPREVAESVVAHVLPGTTVPSPATLSPSPRRAARCMPLWWRGYGLSVTEAVFAARTGLFRRSLALVPHAKVQSVRLTQGPWKRLWGVADVHVDSGANKTVTARLRDANEAAELLNSQAERSRTGRRDARPDRWMA, from the coding sequence GTGACGACGCAGGGCGTCGACGACGCCGTACGCGAGACGCAACCCCTGACGGAACGCCGACTGCACCCGGTGACGCCGCTCAGGCGGGCGTGGGCACCGATCGCCGTACTCATCGGCTGGGCGGTGCACGACCCGGACCAGGCACAACGCCAGCTGACCAGACTGACCACCACCACGCTCCTGCTCGCGCTGGCGGTACTCGTCCCGGCAGCGGCCCTGTACGGCTTCCTCACCTGGTGGTTCACACACTTCGCGGTGACGGACACCGAACTGCGCATCCGCACCGGACTGCTCTTCCGCCGCACCGCGCACATCCGACTGGAACGCATCCAGGCCATCGACATCACCCAGCCGCTGCTCGCGCGCGTGGCGGGCGTGTCCAAGCTCAAACTGGACGTCATAGGCACGGACAAAAAAGACGAACTTGCCTTCCTGGGTGCGGAAGAGGCACGCGCCCTCCGCGCGGAACTCCTCGCCCGCGCCGCCGGCTTCGCCCCCGACACGGCCCACGAGATAGGCGAGGCCCCGTCCCGCCAACTCCTGCGCGTACCCCCCAAGGTCCTGGCGATCTCCCTCGTCCTGACCGGCGCCACCTGGGGAACACTGGCCGCCGCGATCGTCGTACCGACCATCCTCTGGCTGGTCACCGAGAGCGTGTGGACGGTCCTGGCGACCGCGATCCCGCTGATCGGCGGTGCAGGGGCGAGCAGTGTGGGACGGTTCATCGCCGAGTACGACTGGACGGTGGGCGAGTCACCGGACGGTCTGCGCATCGACCACGGCCTCCTGGACCGCGCCCACGAGACGGTGCCGCCCGGCCGCGTCCAGACCGTACGGATCGTCGAACCGCTCCTGTGGCGCCGACGCGGCTGGGTACGGGTGGAACTGGACGTGGCGGGCTCGTCCAACTCCCTCCTGCTCCCGGTGGCCCCGCGCGAGGTGGCCGAGTCAGTGGTCGCCCACGTACTCCCCGGCACGACGGTCCCCTCCCCCGCCACCCTGTCCCCCTCACCGCGCCGCGCGGCCCGCTGCATGCCGCTGTGGTGGCGCGGCTACGGCCTGTCCGTCACAGAAGCGGTCTTCGCCGCCCGGACCGGCCTCTTCCGCAGAAGCCTGGCCCTGGTCCCCCACGCAAAGGTCCAGAGCGTTCGCCTCACCCAGGGCCCCTGGAAGCGCCTGTGGGGCGTCGCCGACGTACACGTGGACTCGGGAGCCAACAAGACGGTGACCGCCCGCCTGAGAGACGCCAACGAGGCGGCAGAACTCCTGAACAGCCAAGCGGAACGCTCCCGCACGGGCCGCAGAGACGCCCGCCCGGACCGCTGGATGGCGTGA
- a CDS encoding alpha/beta hydrolase, with amino-acid sequence MGLTSDKVLALAVSAAVGLFVGTVWLWPRLARRGLRAVGGRVGLLFSTQLALFAAVGLGANQAFGFYASWADLFGQEDELGVVVDHTPAGGPLRVVDTRRVPGAASARPQVGGQIQKVGIVGRTTRIATPAYVYLPPEYFQPQFRTRTFPAAVVLTGYPGTAEALVDKLDYPRTAGRLAADGRMQPMILVMMRPTVAPPRDTECVDIPDGPQTESFFAKDLPDAVSGHYRVGREPGGWGIIGDSTGGYCALKLAMHHPRTYAAGAGLSAYYKAPIDATTGDLFHGDEELRNRANLWWYLEHMPAPDTSLLVSSSKVGESNYKDTLKFIERVKATKLTRISSVILESGGHNFNTWRREIPGTLEWMSGRLSG; translated from the coding sequence ATGGGGCTCACGAGCGACAAGGTGCTGGCGCTGGCGGTGTCGGCCGCCGTAGGGCTGTTCGTCGGCACGGTCTGGCTGTGGCCACGGCTGGCGCGGCGCGGCCTGCGCGCGGTCGGCGGGCGCGTCGGCCTGCTGTTCTCCACGCAGTTGGCGCTCTTCGCGGCGGTCGGTCTCGGCGCCAACCAGGCCTTCGGGTTCTACGCCAGCTGGGCCGACCTGTTCGGTCAGGAGGACGAGCTGGGCGTCGTCGTGGACCACACGCCCGCAGGCGGTCCGCTTCGGGTCGTCGACACGCGGCGGGTGCCGGGGGCGGCAAGCGCGCGGCCTCAGGTGGGCGGGCAGATCCAGAAGGTCGGCATCGTGGGGCGTACGACGCGGATCGCGACGCCGGCGTACGTCTATCTGCCGCCCGAGTATTTTCAGCCGCAGTTCCGCACGCGTACGTTCCCGGCGGCCGTGGTCCTCACCGGGTATCCGGGTACGGCCGAGGCGCTGGTGGACAAGCTCGACTATCCGCGTACGGCCGGGAGGCTTGCCGCTGACGGGCGTATGCAGCCGATGATCCTGGTGATGATGCGGCCCACTGTGGCGCCGCCGCGGGACACGGAGTGCGTGGACATTCCCGATGGGCCGCAGACGGAGTCGTTCTTCGCAAAGGACCTGCCCGATGCCGTGAGCGGGCACTACAGGGTGGGGCGTGAACCGGGTGGCTGGGGCATCATCGGCGACTCCACGGGGGGCTACTGCGCGTTGAAGCTCGCCATGCACCATCCCCGTACGTATGCCGCCGGGGCGGGGCTTTCCGCGTACTACAAGGCGCCGATCGACGCCACTACGGGCGATCTCTTCCACGGTGACGAGGAACTGCGCAATCGCGCGAACCTGTGGTGGTACCTGGAGCACATGCCGGCGCCGGACACTTCACTGCTGGTCAGTAGCAGCAAAGTTGGAGAATCCAACTACAAGGACACGTTGAAGTTCATTGAACGCGTGAAGGCCACGAAGCTGACGCGGATCTCGTCGGTCATCCTCGAAAGCGGCGGTCACAACTTCAACACCTGGCGGCGGGAGATTCCGGGGACGTTGGAGTGGATGAGTGGGCGGTTGAGCGGGTGA
- a CDS encoding phosphatidylglycerol lysyltransferase domain-containing protein yields MSGAVPQRSSRVGQLPSRVRHLLRGPRPEAVPLLVGRACALVGLLDIAAGVFPRFRHSRMHAIAEVLPGSTGPFAAALSLSAGVLLLLLAHGLKRGKRRAWRAAVVLLPAGAVAQFTYRHSVVGVLISLALLATLLRHRDQFTALPDPRSRWRALANFVLMGAGSLALGLIIVSAHPNTLVGDPSLVDRIAHVLYGLFGFEGPVDYHGNTSWTVAFSLGALGWITAVTTIYLAFRPEHPAARLTEDDEARLRALLAKHGGRDSLGHFALRRDKAVVFSPSGKAAVTYRVVSGVMLASGDPIGDVEAWPGAIERFMDEAKAHSWTPAVMGCSETGAEVWTRETGLDALELGDEAVVDVPDFSLAGRAMRNVRQMVKRIERAGYETRVRRVRDLGETELDRIRRAADDWRGTDTERGFSMALGRVGDPADGDCLVATAHKTDEEPGEYGDLKAILHFVPWGTDGVSLDLMRRDRSADPGMNELLIVAALQAAPKFGIARVSLNFAMFRSALARGEKIGAGPVLRAWRGLLVFLSRWFQIESLYKFNAKFRPRWEPRFVVYRASADLPRLGIAAMQAEGFVNLALPLPRFLRRRAHAPRPCPHRVTERDVQAA; encoded by the coding sequence ATGTCGGGCGCGGTTCCTCAACGATCGAGCCGAGTGGGGCAACTGCCCAGCCGGGTACGGCATCTGCTCCGCGGCCCCCGCCCCGAGGCAGTTCCCCTGCTCGTCGGCAGAGCCTGCGCCCTGGTGGGCCTGCTGGACATCGCCGCGGGTGTCTTCCCGCGCTTCCGCCACAGTCGTATGCACGCCATCGCCGAGGTGCTGCCGGGCTCGACGGGCCCGTTCGCGGCCGCGCTCTCGCTGAGCGCCGGTGTCCTGCTGCTCCTGCTCGCCCACGGCCTCAAGCGCGGCAAGCGGCGGGCCTGGCGAGCCGCCGTCGTACTCCTGCCTGCCGGAGCGGTCGCGCAGTTCACGTACCGCCACTCCGTGGTGGGCGTCCTGATCTCACTGGCGTTGCTGGCCACCCTGCTGCGCCACCGCGACCAGTTCACCGCCCTGCCCGACCCGCGCAGCCGGTGGCGGGCGCTGGCCAACTTCGTCCTCATGGGCGCCGGTTCCCTCGCCCTCGGCCTGATCATCGTCAGCGCCCACCCGAACACCCTGGTCGGCGACCCGAGCCTGGTCGACCGCATCGCCCACGTCCTGTACGGCCTGTTCGGCTTCGAGGGCCCGGTCGACTACCACGGCAACACCTCGTGGACGGTCGCCTTCTCCCTCGGCGCCCTCGGCTGGATCACGGCGGTCACGACGATCTACCTCGCCTTCCGCCCCGAACACCCCGCCGCCCGCCTCACCGAGGACGACGAGGCACGCCTGCGCGCGCTGCTGGCCAAGCACGGCGGCCGCGACTCCCTCGGCCACTTCGCGCTGCGCCGCGACAAGGCCGTCGTCTTCTCGCCCAGCGGCAAGGCGGCGGTGACATACCGCGTGGTCTCCGGGGTGATGCTCGCCAGCGGTGACCCGATCGGTGACGTCGAGGCCTGGCCCGGCGCCATCGAGCGCTTCATGGACGAGGCCAAGGCCCACTCCTGGACCCCCGCCGTCATGGGCTGCTCCGAGACCGGCGCCGAGGTCTGGACCCGCGAAACCGGGCTCGACGCCCTCGAACTGGGCGACGAGGCGGTGGTGGACGTCCCGGATTTCTCGCTCGCCGGCCGCGCGATGCGCAACGTGCGACAGATGGTCAAGCGCATCGAGCGCGCCGGTTACGAGACCCGGGTACGGCGCGTCCGTGACCTCGGCGAGACCGAACTGGACCGCATCCGCCGCGCCGCCGACGACTGGCGCGGCACCGACACCGAGCGCGGCTTCTCCATGGCGCTGGGCCGCGTCGGCGACCCGGCCGACGGCGACTGTCTCGTCGCCACCGCCCACAAGACCGACGAGGAACCGGGAGAGTACGGCGACCTCAAGGCGATCCTCCACTTCGTACCGTGGGGCACGGACGGGGTCTCGCTGGACCTGATGCGCCGCGACCGCTCCGCGGACCCCGGCATGAACGAACTGCTGATCGTGGCCGCCCTCCAGGCCGCCCCGAAGTTCGGCATCGCGCGCGTGTCCCTCAACTTCGCGATGTTCCGCTCAGCCCTGGCGCGCGGCGAGAAGATCGGCGCGGGCCCTGTGCTGCGCGCCTGGCGGGGCCTGCTGGTCTTTCTGTCCCGCTGGTTCCAGATCGAGTCCCTGTACAAGTTCAACGCCAAGTTCCGGCCACGCTGGGAGCCCCGTTTCGTGGTCTACCGCGCCTCGGCCGACCTGCCCCGCCTCGGCATCGCCGCCATGCAGGCCGAGGGCTTCGTGAACCTGGCCCTGCCGCTGCCGCGTTTCCTGCGCCGCCGCGCGCACGCACCCCGCCCCTGCCCACACCGGGTGACGGAGCGGGACGTCCAGGCAGCGTGA
- the folP gene encoding dihydropteroate synthase, which produces MSKQSGRGRVAGLPQWDRCAVMGVVNVTPDSFSDGGRWFDTTAAVKHGLALVEEGADLVDVGGESTRPGASRVDEAEELRRVIPVVRGLASEGVTISVDTMRASVAEQALAAGAALVNDVSGGLADPAMIPVVADTGAPFVVMHWRGFLEGGNVKGVYDDVVAEVVNELHARVEAVLAGGIAPDRVVVDPGLGFSKDAEHDLVLLAHLDRILALGHPLLVAASRKRFLGRVLAGPEGAPPPARERDAATAAVSALAAHAGAWAVRVHEVHATADAVRVARAVEGARVPENAPGAHAAEGAR; this is translated from the coding sequence ATGAGCAAGCAGAGCGGACGCGGGCGCGTCGCGGGACTTCCGCAGTGGGACCGGTGCGCGGTCATGGGAGTCGTCAACGTGACCCCCGATTCCTTCTCCGACGGGGGCCGCTGGTTCGACACGACGGCCGCCGTCAAGCACGGCCTCGCCCTGGTCGAGGAGGGTGCCGACCTGGTCGACGTCGGCGGTGAGTCCACCCGCCCCGGCGCCAGCCGGGTCGACGAGGCGGAGGAACTGCGCCGCGTCATCCCCGTCGTCCGCGGCCTCGCCTCCGAGGGCGTCACGATCTCCGTCGACACCATGCGCGCCTCCGTCGCCGAGCAGGCCCTCGCCGCCGGCGCCGCCCTCGTCAACGACGTCAGCGGCGGCCTCGCCGACCCCGCGATGATCCCGGTCGTCGCGGACACCGGCGCCCCCTTCGTCGTCATGCACTGGCGCGGCTTCCTGGAGGGCGGGAACGTCAAGGGCGTCTACGACGACGTCGTCGCCGAGGTCGTCAACGAGCTGCACGCGCGTGTGGAGGCCGTTCTGGCCGGCGGCATCGCCCCCGACCGCGTAGTCGTCGACCCCGGCCTCGGCTTCTCCAAGGACGCTGAGCACGACCTCGTGCTCCTCGCCCACCTCGACCGCATCCTCGCCCTCGGCCACCCCCTCCTCGTCGCCGCCTCCCGCAAGCGGTTCCTGGGCCGCGTCCTCGCCGGGCCCGAGGGTGCGCCGCCGCCCGCGCGCGAGCGCGACGCCGCCACGGCCGCCGTCTCGGCGCTCGCGGCACACGCCGGCGCCTGGGCGGTGCGGGTGCACGAGGTACACGCCACGGCGGACGCGGTGCGCGTGGCACGTGCCGTCGAGGGAGCGCGCGTTCCCGAGAACGCGCCCGGCGCGCATGCCGCTGAGGGAGCCCGGTGA
- a CDS encoding nuclear transport factor 2 family protein, with the protein MSAPHTDVEQVEAANTAFYEAMERGDFEELSSFWLTPSDLGVDETYHDPADVGVVSCVHPGWPVLTGRGEVLRSYALIMANTDYIQFFLTDVHVSVTGDTAVVTCTENILSGGPAPEGDEELGPLVGQLVVATNVFRRTPAGWKMWSHHASPVLAENDEDESDDTPS; encoded by the coding sequence GTGAGCGCCCCACACACCGACGTCGAGCAGGTGGAGGCCGCCAACACCGCCTTCTACGAGGCGATGGAGCGCGGCGACTTCGAGGAGCTGTCCTCGTTCTGGCTCACCCCGTCCGACCTCGGCGTCGACGAGACCTATCACGACCCCGCCGACGTCGGCGTGGTCTCCTGCGTGCACCCCGGCTGGCCGGTTCTCACCGGCCGCGGCGAGGTCCTGCGGTCGTACGCGCTGATCATGGCGAACACCGACTACATCCAGTTCTTCCTCACCGACGTGCATGTCTCCGTGACCGGCGACACAGCCGTGGTGACCTGCACCGAGAACATCCTCAGCGGCGGGCCCGCCCCCGAGGGCGACGAGGAGCTCGGCCCGCTCGTGGGCCAGCTCGTGGTCGCCACGAACGTGTTCCGGCGCACGCCGGCGGGCTGGAAGATGTGGTCGCACCACGCTTCGCCGGTTCTGGCCGAAAACGACGAGGACGAGAGCGACGACACCCCCTCCTGA
- the folB gene encoding dihydroneopterin aldolase, with translation MDRVALRGLKARGYHGVFPEERREGQTFVVDLVLGLDTRPAAADDDLAKTVHYGIVAEEVVAVVEGEPVNLIETLAERIAQACLKHEGVQEVEVVVHKPDAPITVPFDDVTVTITRSRV, from the coding sequence GTGGATCGTGTCGCGCTGCGCGGCCTGAAGGCCCGCGGGTACCACGGTGTGTTCCCGGAGGAACGCAGGGAGGGCCAGACCTTCGTCGTGGACCTCGTCCTGGGCCTGGACACCCGGCCGGCCGCCGCGGACGACGACCTGGCGAAGACCGTGCACTACGGCATCGTGGCGGAGGAGGTCGTTGCCGTCGTCGAGGGCGAGCCGGTCAACCTCATCGAGACGCTCGCCGAGCGCATCGCCCAGGCCTGTCTGAAGCACGAAGGGGTCCAGGAGGTCGAGGTCGTCGTCCACAAGCCGGACGCGCCGATCACGGTCCCCTTCGACGACGTGACCGTCACCATCACCCGGAGCCGAGTATGA
- the folK gene encoding 2-amino-4-hydroxy-6-hydroxymethyldihydropteridine diphosphokinase, with translation MTAPFIKGPNDPTVQPVPASVVDQVDAADTTLSNPKRAVISLGSNLGNRLETLQGAIDALEDTPGVRIKGVSPVYETEPWGVEPGTQPSYFNAIVVLKTTLPPSSLLERAHAVEEAFHRVRDEHWGARTLDVDIVSYADLVSDDPNLTLPHPRAHERAFVLAPWHDLEPEAQLPGRGPVVDLLGTVTRDGVAPRQDLELQLPE, from the coding sequence ATGACTGCACCGTTCATCAAGGGCCCCAACGACCCGACCGTACAGCCGGTACCCGCCTCCGTCGTCGACCAGGTCGACGCCGCCGACACCACCCTCAGCAACCCGAAACGGGCCGTGATCTCCCTCGGCTCCAACCTGGGCAACCGCCTGGAGACCCTGCAGGGCGCCATTGACGCCCTGGAGGACACCCCCGGCGTGCGCATCAAGGGCGTCTCCCCCGTCTACGAGACGGAGCCGTGGGGCGTCGAGCCGGGCACCCAGCCCTCGTACTTCAACGCGATCGTGGTCCTCAAGACCACGCTGCCCCCGTCCTCCCTGCTGGAGCGGGCACACGCGGTCGAGGAGGCCTTCCACCGCGTCCGGGACGAGCACTGGGGCGCGCGCACCCTCGACGTCGACATCGTCTCGTACGCCGACCTCGTCTCCGACGACCCGAACCTCACGCTTCCCCACCCACGCGCCCACGAACGCGCCTTCGTCCTCGCCCCCTGGCACGACCTGGAGCCCGAGGCCCAGTTGCCCGGCCGCGGCCCGGTCGTCGACCTGCTCGGCACCGTCACCAGGGACGGCGTGGCACCGCGCCAGGACCTGGAACTCCAGCTGCCCGAATAG
- a CDS encoding DUF3180 domain-containing protein translates to MRELRIRLLAGVFIVAGVLSWAGARLWNAIGTLPSVPLAAPIVLAVIAVILLATALSIRARLKAQRERRPDAKGVDPLMAARAVVFGQSSALVAALVAGMYGGAGVFLLESLDIPARRDQAIYAGFSVVAGIGVIAAAIFLERVCKLPEDDEHNGAGAAPTT, encoded by the coding sequence GTGAGAGAGCTGCGCATCAGGTTGCTGGCAGGCGTGTTCATCGTGGCCGGAGTCCTGTCCTGGGCGGGCGCCCGGCTTTGGAACGCCATCGGGACCCTGCCCAGCGTCCCGCTGGCCGCGCCCATCGTCCTGGCGGTCATCGCCGTGATCCTGCTCGCCACGGCACTCTCGATCCGCGCCCGCCTCAAGGCCCAGCGGGAACGCCGCCCGGACGCCAAGGGCGTCGATCCCCTGATGGCCGCCCGCGCGGTCGTCTTCGGCCAGTCCAGCGCCCTGGTCGCCGCCCTCGTCGCCGGCATGTACGGCGGCGCGGGCGTCTTCCTCCTGGAGTCCCTCGACATCCCCGCCCGCCGCGACCAGGCCATCTACGCCGGCTTCTCCGTCGTGGCAGGCATCGGCGTGATAGCGGCGGCCATCTTCCTGGAGCGCGTCTGCAAACTCCCGGAGGACGACGAACACAACGGCGCGGGGGCAGCGCCGACCACGTGA
- the folE gene encoding GTP cyclohydrolase I FolE → MTDPVTLDGEGRIGEFDEKRAENAVRELLIAVGEDPDREGLRETPGRVARAYRELLAGHTQQPEDVLTTTFDIGHDEMVLVKDIEIVSLCEHHMLPFHGVAHIGYIPAESGKITGLSKLARLVEVFARRLQVQERLTTQVADSLMKILEARGVIVVIEAEHMCMSVRGIRKPGAKTTTSAVRGQLRDATTRAEAMSLILAR, encoded by the coding sequence ATGACCGACCCCGTGACGCTGGACGGCGAGGGCCGCATCGGCGAGTTCGACGAGAAGCGCGCCGAGAACGCCGTACGCGAGCTGCTGATCGCGGTCGGGGAGGACCCGGACCGGGAGGGGCTCCGGGAGACGCCGGGGCGGGTGGCGCGGGCGTATCGGGAGCTTTTGGCTGGACACACGCAGCAGCCCGAGGATGTCCTGACGACTACGTTCGATATCGGGCATGACGAGATGGTCCTGGTCAAGGACATCGAAATCGTATCTTTGTGTGAACATCACATGTTGCCGTTCCATGGCGTAGCTCACATCGGGTACATCCCGGCGGAAAGCGGCAAGATCACGGGCCTGTCGAAGCTGGCGAGGCTTGTCGAGGTGTTCGCCCGCCGCCTTCAGGTGCAGGAACGGCTCACCACGCAGGTCGCCGATTCACTCATGAAGATCCTTGAGGCGCGTGGGGTGATCGTCGTTATCGAGGCCGAGCACATGTGTATGTCGGTGCGCGGTATCCGCAAGCCTGGTGCCAAGACCACGACGTCTGCGGTGCGTGGTCAGCTTCGGGATGCTACGACCCGGGCCGAGGCGATGAGCCTGATACTGGCTCGCTGA